In Thiospirochaeta perfilievii, a single window of DNA contains:
- a CDS encoding DUF308 domain-containing protein: MNNDIVLKNIKFSIMLILGLVLVINPTSLLSILLFILGFYFIIIGFNSLISSVILIKFRKGWVYDGVKAAILLIAGIVLVFNTGKIAVTISSLVFVIIGLLIFFIGVMAIIRVKETSAGIILIVLGLLIALFPLGVSNLITRIIGGSLIGLSLYLLLSINNLTKSS; encoded by the coding sequence ATGAATAATGATATTGTACTAAAAAATATTAAATTCTCTATCATGCTTATTTTAGGATTGGTTTTAGTTATAAATCCAACTTCACTACTATCTATACTGCTTTTTATACTAGGGTTTTATTTTATCATCATAGGTTTTAACTCTTTAATTTCTTCTGTAATTCTTATTAAATTTAGAAAGGGTTGGGTATATGATGGTGTAAAAGCTGCCATTTTACTTATAGCGGGAATAGTTCTTGTTTTTAACACTGGTAAAATAGCAGTTACAATATCTAGTTTGGTCTTTGTAATAATTGGTCTACTTATCTTTTTTATTGGGGTTATGGCTATTATTAGGGTAAAGGAGACTTCTGCTGGTATAATTCTTATTGTTTTAGGTCTTTTAATAGCCCTATTTCCCCTAGGAGTTTCTAATTTAATAACTAGAATCATAGGTGGATCTTTAATAGGACTATCTCTATACTTATTATTATCAATAAATAACTTAACTAAATCTTCTTAA